One Dysosmobacter welbionis DNA segment encodes these proteins:
- the pyk gene encoding pyruvate kinase, with product MRKTKIVCTLGPATDREGVLRQMLEAGMNVARFNFSHGSHAEHKGRLDALKALRAELGLPVAAMLDTKGPEVRLKSFAAGSVMLRTGQEFTLTTRDIVGDEQGCSITYADLPGDVKAGDTILLDDGLVRLTVLETTAADVRCRVENDGAMKNNKGVNVPGIRLSMPYMSQRDREDILFGVEQGFDFIAASFVRTADDVREIRRLLDEADSSIQIIAKIENQEGVSNLAEILSVADGIMVARGDMGVEIDFTEIPIIQKDMIAQCVAAGKPVITATQMLDSMMENPRPTRAEITDVANAIYDGTSAIMLSGETAAGKYPVEAVQTMDAIALRTEADINYAKRMRNLPGSSRLSIAAATAHAACTTAMDIGADAILTVSQSGATARLVSRFRPGTTVVACLLSERVQRQMALYWGVVPLLMPYAQNTDQLIEFAIQAAEKAELVKQGDLVVITAGVPVGVSGTTNMIKVHLVGGALLNAVGVGASNASGPLCVCRSLEDVAAKFRPGDVLVVPYTTNDLLPYIRQAAAVISEESGTNGHAATVGLTLGKAVIVGAAGAVQRLKDGAMVSVDCARGVVQTLPQ from the coding sequence ATGAGAAAGACAAAGATCGTGTGCACCCTCGGTCCGGCCACGGACAGGGAGGGCGTCCTGCGGCAGATGCTGGAGGCCGGCATGAACGTGGCCCGGTTCAATTTCTCCCACGGCAGCCACGCGGAGCACAAGGGTCGTCTGGACGCCCTGAAGGCCCTGCGGGCGGAGCTGGGCCTGCCGGTGGCCGCCATGCTGGACACCAAGGGGCCGGAGGTCCGGCTGAAGTCCTTCGCCGCAGGTTCCGTCATGCTGCGGACCGGCCAGGAGTTCACCCTGACCACCCGGGACATCGTGGGGGATGAGCAAGGCTGCTCCATCACCTACGCCGACCTGCCCGGGGACGTGAAGGCCGGCGACACCATCCTGCTGGACGACGGCCTGGTGCGCCTGACGGTGCTGGAGACCACAGCGGCGGACGTCCGCTGCCGGGTGGAAAACGACGGGGCCATGAAAAACAACAAGGGCGTCAATGTGCCGGGCATCCGCCTGTCCATGCCCTACATGAGCCAGCGGGACCGGGAGGACATCCTCTTCGGCGTGGAACAGGGCTTTGACTTCATCGCCGCCAGCTTCGTCCGCACGGCGGACGACGTGCGGGAGATCCGCCGCCTGCTGGATGAGGCAGACTCCTCCATCCAGATCATCGCCAAGATTGAAAACCAGGAGGGGGTCAGCAACCTGGCGGAGATCCTGTCCGTGGCGGACGGCATCATGGTGGCCCGGGGGGATATGGGCGTGGAGATCGACTTCACAGAGATTCCCATCATCCAGAAGGACATGATCGCCCAGTGCGTGGCCGCCGGCAAGCCTGTCATCACAGCCACACAGATGCTGGACTCTATGATGGAGAATCCCCGCCCCACCCGGGCGGAGATCACCGACGTGGCCAACGCCATCTACGACGGAACCTCCGCCATCATGCTCTCCGGCGAGACAGCGGCGGGCAAATACCCCGTGGAGGCGGTGCAGACCATGGATGCCATTGCCCTGCGGACCGAGGCGGACATCAACTACGCCAAGCGGATGCGCAACCTGCCGGGTTCCAGCCGCCTGTCCATCGCCGCCGCCACGGCCCATGCCGCCTGCACCACTGCCATGGACATCGGTGCCGATGCCATCCTCACCGTCAGCCAGAGCGGTGCCACCGCCCGGCTGGTGAGCCGTTTCCGCCCCGGCACCACGGTGGTGGCCTGCCTGCTCAGTGAGCGGGTCCAGCGGCAGATGGCCCTGTACTGGGGCGTGGTGCCCCTGCTGATGCCCTATGCCCAGAACACCGACCAGCTGATCGAGTTCGCCATCCAGGCGGCAGAGAAGGCAGAACTCGTGAAGCAGGGCGATCTGGTGGTCATTACTGCCGGTGTGCCCGTGGGTGTCTCCGGCACCACCAATATGATCAAGGTCCATCTGGTGGGCGGGGCCCTGCTCAACGCCGTCGGCGTGGGGGCCAGCAACGCCTCCGGCCCCCTGTGCGTCTGCCGCTCACTGGAGGATGTGGCCGCCAAGTTCCGCCCCGGGGATGTGCTGGTGGTGCCCTACACCACCAACGACCTCCTGCCCTATATCCGGCAGGCGGCCGCTGTCATCAGCGAGGAGAGCGGCACCAACGGCCATGCGGCCACTGTGGGCCTGACGTTGGGCAAGGCGGTGATCGTGGGCGCCGCCGGCGCCGTCCAGCGCCTGAAGGACGGTGCCATGGTCTCTGTGGACTGTGCCCGCGGCGTGGTCCAGACGCTGCCCCAGTAA
- a CDS encoding glycosyltransferase, with protein sequence MRVFIYNGGLRLVGKSGVGQAILHQREMLRRARIDTADHWCQRAGAVHINTVLPDSVLAALAAKLMGRKVIYYGHSTMEDFRRSFRGSDRLAPLFRKWITFCYSLGDVVLTPTEYSRRLLESYGLKPPVYSISNGVDTEFFAPDPTRRASFRRRWGLREGERAVISVGHTIARKGLPEFLELARRMPEARFLWFGWTDPHLIPRRSGRPWNRRRRM encoded by the coding sequence ATGCGCGTTTTTATCTACAATGGCGGCCTGCGCCTGGTCGGCAAAAGCGGTGTGGGACAGGCCATCCTCCACCAGCGGGAGATGCTGCGCCGGGCCCGGATCGACACTGCCGACCATTGGTGCCAGCGGGCCGGGGCCGTCCATATCAACACGGTGCTGCCGGATTCGGTGCTGGCGGCTCTGGCGGCCAAGCTGATGGGGCGGAAGGTCATTTACTACGGCCACTCCACTATGGAGGATTTCCGCAGATCCTTTCGAGGCTCGGACCGGCTGGCACCCCTCTTCCGCAAGTGGATCACCTTCTGCTACAGCCTGGGCGACGTGGTGCTGACCCCCACGGAATACTCCCGCCGTTTGCTGGAGAGCTACGGCCTCAAGCCGCCGGTGTACAGCATTTCCAACGGCGTGGATACAGAGTTCTTCGCGCCGGATCCCACCCGGCGGGCGTCCTTCCGCCGCCGCTGGGGCCTCCGGGAAGGGGAGCGGGCGGTGATTTCCGTGGGTCACACCATTGCCCGGAAGGGACTGCCGGAATTCCTGGAGCTGGCCCGGCGGATGCCGGAGGCCCGTTTCCTCTGGTTCGGCTGGACGGATCCCCATCTGATCCCCAGGAGATCCGGCAGGCCATGGAACAGGCGCCGGAGAATGTGA
- a CDS encoding TVP38/TMEM64 family protein — protein MSRGVEKTALQAASLFGLILCVLTGIWAWQAGLLTSQERLQAFVASCGAAGGLLFVAFQMVQVVVPVLPGGLGCLVGVVLFGPVMGFVYNYVGICIGSLLAFAVARNCGRPLLSLLFSEKLIAKYSDWTERNDRFARLFALAIFFPVAPDDFLCYLAGTTSMTWRRFTTIILLGKPLSIALYSLGLTVLFQQITGWLG, from the coding sequence ATGAGCCGGGGCGTGGAAAAGACCGCTCTGCAGGCGGCGTCCCTCTTCGGACTGATTTTGTGCGTGCTGACCGGAATCTGGGCCTGGCAGGCAGGACTGCTAACCTCCCAGGAGCGGCTGCAGGCCTTTGTGGCCAGCTGCGGCGCCGCCGGCGGGCTGCTGTTCGTGGCGTTCCAGATGGTGCAGGTAGTGGTGCCGGTGCTGCCCGGCGGCCTGGGCTGCCTGGTGGGCGTGGTGCTGTTCGGCCCGGTGATGGGGTTTGTCTACAATTATGTGGGCATCTGCATCGGTTCGCTGTTGGCCTTTGCCGTGGCGCGCAACTGCGGGCGGCCGCTGTTGAGCCTGCTGTTTTCGGAAAAGCTCATCGCCAAGTACAGCGATTGGACAGAGCGGAATGACCGGTTTGCACGGCTGTTCGCCCTGGCGATCTTTTTCCCGGTGGCGCCGGACGACTTCCTGTGCTATCTGGCGGGTACCACCTCCATGACCTGGCGGCGGTTCACCACCATCATCCTGCTGGGCAAGCCCCTTTCCATCGCCCTGTACAGCCTGGGGCTGACGGTGCTGTTCCAGCAGATCACAGGCTGGCTGGGGTAA
- a CDS encoding signal peptidase II → MIGLSCTAGAVLALCGQVRGTLERKGLPQKELDGGRVRIEPRYNQGSGFGLVPLNGRQMAPLSLAALWALLGVCGGRGLGAGLLLGGGLSNLWERIRHGRVLDYLRFPKAPGPLKKYTYNLADLAIFLGAVLMVLRRRRQ, encoded by the coding sequence ATGATCGGATTGAGCTGTACCGCAGGCGCGGTGCTGGCCCTCTGCGGCCAGGTCCGCGGAACCCTGGAGCGCAAGGGGCTGCCCCAAAAGGAGCTGGACGGCGGCCGGGTGCGGATCGAACCCCGGTACAACCAGGGCTCCGGCTTCGGCCTTGTCCCGCTGAACGGCCGGCAGATGGCCCCCCTGTCCCTGGCGGCGCTGTGGGCGCTGCTGGGGGTGTGCGGCGGCCGGGGCCTGGGGGCCGGACTGCTGCTAGGCGGCGGACTCAGCAACCTGTGGGAACGGATCCGCCATGGACGGGTCCTGGACTATCTGCGCTTTCCAAAGGCGCCGGGGCCGCTGAAGAAATACACCTACAATCTGGCGGACCTGGCCATCTTCCTGGGCGCTGTGCTGATGGTGCTGCGCCGCAGAAGGCAGTAA
- a CDS encoding glycosyltransferase family 4 protein yields MKILITTDWYTPAVNGVVTSVKNLQRELERRGHEVRILTLSQSLHSWSRDGVTAIGSVNAGRIYPGARLRTAMAGRWVRELMDWRPDVIHSQCEFSTFFLARRIAEELDVPLVHTYHTVYEDYTHYFSPSVRWGRCAVAAFSRWVAAQVDGMIAPTGKVRGLLQGYGVRCPVFVVPTGIDLRRFQQEGDPMRRAVLRASLGIPAENTVLVCVGRLAEEKNIQELLKLRASLGSRPVTLLLVGDGPDRPRLEQVAHDLRLEAPAVIFAGMVPPEEVPEWYRLGDLFVSASSSETQGLTYIEALAAGVPALCRADLCLEGVILEGENGWQYHSTVEFRQRLEEFLASPETHEALKRRAAESAEQFSAQRFAQRVERIYQMQLARRAASCVQGVTA; encoded by the coding sequence ATGAAGATCCTGATTACCACAGATTGGTATACGCCTGCGGTAAACGGTGTGGTCACCTCTGTGAAAAACCTGCAGCGGGAGTTGGAGCGCCGGGGCCATGAGGTCCGGATCCTGACGCTGTCCCAGTCGCTCCACTCCTGGTCCCGGGACGGCGTCACCGCCATCGGCTCCGTAAACGCCGGACGGATCTATCCCGGCGCCCGCCTCCGCACCGCCATGGCGGGCCGCTGGGTACGGGAGCTGATGGACTGGCGGCCGGATGTGATCCACTCCCAATGTGAGTTCAGCACCTTTTTCCTGGCCCGCCGCATCGCAGAGGAGCTGGATGTCCCCCTGGTCCACACCTACCACACGGTGTATGAGGACTACACCCACTACTTCTCCCCCAGCGTCCGGTGGGGCCGATGTGCGGTGGCGGCTTTCTCCCGCTGGGTAGCTGCCCAGGTGGACGGCATGATCGCCCCCACCGGCAAGGTGCGGGGACTGTTGCAGGGCTATGGCGTTCGCTGCCCGGTCTTCGTGGTGCCTACGGGCATCGACCTGCGGCGCTTCCAGCAGGAGGGCGATCCCATGCGCCGGGCGGTTCTGCGGGCCAGCCTGGGCATCCCTGCGGAAAACACTGTGCTGGTGTGCGTGGGGCGCCTTGCGGAGGAGAAGAACATCCAGGAGCTGCTGAAGCTCCGGGCCTCCCTGGGCAGCCGCCCTGTGACGCTGTTGCTGGTGGGGGATGGTCCTGACCGGCCCCGGCTGGAGCAGGTGGCCCACGATCTGCGGCTGGAGGCCCCGGCAGTGATCTTTGCCGGCATGGTGCCCCCGGAGGAGGTGCCGGAGTGGTACCGGCTGGGGGACCTGTTCGTCAGCGCCTCCTCCAGCGAGACCCAGGGTCTGACCTACATCGAGGCACTGGCCGCCGGCGTGCCCGCCCTGTGCCGGGCGGATCTCTGCCTGGAGGGCGTCATCCTGGAGGGAGAGAACGGCTGGCAGTACCACAGCACTGTGGAGTTCCGGCAGCGGCTGGAGGAGTTCCTGGCCAGCCCGGAGACCCACGAAGCGCTGAAGCGGCGGGCCGCAGAGAGTGCGGAGCAGTTCTCCGCCCAGCGGTTTGCCCAGCGGGTGGAGCGCATCTATCAGATGCAGCTGGCCCGGCGGGCGGCCAGCTGTGTCCAGGGGGTGACCGCATGA
- a CDS encoding glycosyltransferase, whose product MEQAPENVTFAGFVDRETLREAYCGADVFAFMSHEETEGIVVLEALACGIPTVVRDIPVYNGWLREGQNVYKASGTDEFQQKAEGLLTGTLPDLTAAGRRVAEERSLSVMGERLREVYRRMDILPAAQPAAKTNLPQAERPVQHSFTP is encoded by the coding sequence ATGGAACAGGCGCCGGAGAATGTGACCTTCGCCGGCTTTGTAGACCGGGAGACGCTGCGGGAGGCATATTGCGGCGCGGATGTATTCGCCTTCATGAGTCATGAGGAGACCGAGGGCATCGTGGTGCTGGAAGCCCTGGCCTGCGGCATTCCCACAGTGGTGCGGGACATCCCTGTTTACAACGGCTGGCTGCGGGAGGGACAGAATGTCTACAAGGCCTCCGGCACAGACGAGTTCCAGCAGAAGGCGGAAGGACTTCTGACAGGGACATTGCCGGATCTGACAGCCGCCGGCCGCCGGGTGGCGGAGGAGCGGAGCCTGTCGGTGATGGGGGAGCGCCTGCGGGAGGTCTACCGGCGGATGGACATTCTGCCGGCAGCGCAGCCGGCGGCAAAAACGAACCTCCCTCAGGCGGAGAGACCCGTACAGCACAGCTTCACACCTTAA